CTGGCCCCGGTAGCCTACCACGGCGCCGCCCAGGGTAGCTTCGGAGAGCAAGCCGCCGGCAGCGGGCCGCAGCTGCAAGGCGTAAGTAGCGCCGTAAAGGTCGGTTTTGAGCCAGCGGCGGCGAATAACGTCGGTAGTAGTGAGCGTATCGAAGCCACCGGCCGCGCGCGGCTGGTACACCGGCCCTGAAATGCCGTACATGGCAAAGCTCTGGTTGGCCTTGTACTCCTCGTAGTAGCCACCGCCGCGCGTCCAGAAAGGCGTCACACTCAGGTTGAGCTTCGAAGTTAATTGCCTTGAAATCAGAAATTGATAATAGTCCTGCTGGTAGTTATCGGTCTGGTTTTTATAGGCGGGCTGGTGCTGGCCGGCGTCGGTGCCCGCCTCGTTGTAGCGGCGGTTTTTAGTCAGCAGCGAGTCGGCTAGGCCGTACCAGGCCTGGTAGGTCGTTTCATAGCCCGTGATAACGAGGGCGCGCAGCAGCGTTTTCTCATCCGAATAGGTACCGGCCAGGTACAGCGACTTCAGCCGCGACCAGCCCCGGTCGATGTAGCCGTCGCTTTGCACCCGCGAAGCCCGCGCATCGAGGGTAAAGTGGCCATTGAGAAGGCCGGTGCCGGCAGCCACCGTCGTTTTCCAGGTGCCAAACGAGCCGGCCGAGTTGTTGATTTCGGCGTAGGCTTTGGGCCGCAGGCCCAGGGTTTCCACGTTCAGGCTGGCCCCGAAGGCCCCCGCGCCGTTGGTACTGGGGCCGGCGCCGCGCTGCACCTGGATGCTCTGGATAGACGAAGCCAAATCGGGCAAGTCAACAAAGAATACGCCGTGGCTTTCGGCTTCATTCACCGGCACCCCGTTGAGTGTCACGTTGATGCGGGTACCATCAGTGCCCCGGATGCGCAGCGCCGTGTACCCCACGCCGGTGCCCGCGTCGGAAGTCGTCACTACGGAGGGCGTCTGGTCGAGCAGGTAAGACAGGTCCTGGCCAAAGTTGCGGGCTTGCAGCTGCTCGCGGCTTACATTCTGGTAAGTGGTAGCGGTGCGCTCATTGGCGCGGGTGGCCGTTACCACCGCCTCGGGGGTCAGGTTGCGGGCCGTGCGCAGAGCCAGGGGTGCCAGCTGCTGCGGCCCGGCCTGCCCTTGCAGGGCCTGGCTGATGGGTTCGAAGCCCACAAAGCGCACTTGCAGCGTGTGCGCCCCGGCCGGCACGGCCGGCAGCGTAAACGCGCCGCTGGCATCGGTAGTGGCGCCCAGGGTAGGCTGGTCGAGAAGCAGCACGGTGGCACCGGGCAGGGCAGCGCCCGTTTGGGCGTTGGTAAGGGTGCCGGACACGGGGCCTTGTGCCCACGCCGGCGCGGCCGCCAGCGCCAGCAGCGCTGCTCCCGCAGAGAGTATCGTTTTCAAACGGTAAAAAAGGGATAAGGTAGAACGCGCCCGGGCCCCAGGGGTCGGTGCACAGGCGGAAACGCTCGTGGATTGTTTTTTCCCGACGCCGGCATTACCCGGTTCCGGTTCAATGGGTGTAATCTCAGCCAGCCAGGATTTTCCTGGTCAGCACCCCTAAACATGCCGCAAAGATAGCGCCCTGCCAACGTTAAATGGGCATAGTACCGCCAGGTGTGACTGATTTGCTGGCTATCAGCTATCTTAGCATAGTGCGGCAGCCAGCAACGGAAGACGGCCTCTTTGCGTTGAGGCTAGGCAGCAATCGAACGGTTTTTCATGTCCTCGCTATCGGCCCTTTGTTATGCACCAGCTTTTGTGCGCCCTGTTTTTGCTGGCCGTTTTCACCATGTTTGTGGTGATGCCCAAGCGGCGTAGCATACCGCCGCCCCCACCGCCTTCTTCCGATGGCGACGACGGGGGCGGCGAGCCCCACGACCCCGGCCTGCCCGATATCGACCTGCCGCCCGGCATCTCGCGGCCCATCAACGACTGGGAGCCCGACTACAACCGGCGCCGGCCGGTGGAGGTATAGGGTGTCAGCTAATTACGAGGGCCAATATTAGCCTATTTCGATACTATAGCGGGCAACAAACGTCTGGCCGGGCACTACGGTCAGGATGCCTTCTTTGTCGCGCAGCTCCTGCGCGGGGCCGGCCAGACTAGCCACGCCCTGCCAGGGCTCAATGCAGACGAAGCCGGCTCCGGGGCCTTTGGTCCAGAGGCCGAGGTACGGAAAGCCGTCGAACTGCATGCGCACGAAGGGGCCGGTTTTATCGGCCTTCTGCAAGGTAAGGCGCGTAAAATCGAAGTGACTGAATACCAACGCATCGTCGGCAAATAAGTCGTAGCTCAGCGGCAAAAGTGCTGGCTGGGTGGCCACCGGAGCTGTTTCGCCGGTGCGCAGGCCGCCGCGCAGCAGCTGGCGGCGCAGCGCCACGGGGTGGTCGAAATGAAACGCATACTCGCTGAATTGCTCGCCCGCCTCGGGCCGCAGCGGGCAGCGAAACGCCGGGTGTGCCCCAATGCTAAATAGCAGCTCGTGCGGCGCTGCGGCGGGGTTGCGCACGCGCCACTCCACGGTAAGGAGGGTATCGCGCAGCTCGTAATGGACCCGCAGGTCAAACTCGAAGGGGAAAACGGCCCGGCTGCTTTCGCTGGCCATGAGCTGAAACGTGAGGCTGCCCGCCTCGTGCCTGATGAGCTGAAATTCCTGGTCGCGGGCAAAGCCATGCTGCGGTAGCTTATACAATTGGCCCTCATACAGATACGAGTCATTGGGCAGCTTGCCTACGATGGGAAACAGCAGCGGCGCGTGGCGCGCCCACTGCGCCGGGTCGGCGGGCCAGATGTAATCGCGGCCCGTAGCCAGGTGCACAAAGCTGGTAAGCTCGGCACCGTGGGTGGAAACTTCGACGCGGGCGGTGGCAGAGGTCAGGGTAGGCATGGGTAGAAAAATTAAGCTGAAGCTTACCGGAAAGCAGCTAGCCGCTATACGTGAGGGAGCCGGCTAGCGCTTTGCCAGCAGCGCGGCTACGGCTGTGGTAGCCTGCGCCAGGCGCTCGGCGGGCGGCCCGCTGATTTCGGCAAAGGGCCAGCCCCGGCTTTGCAGCTCGGCCAGGTACAGCCGGTAAAAGTGCCAGCGCTGGGCCGGGTCGGGATGCTCGCGCAGCGGGTCGGGCGTCCAGGGCAGGTCGGGGGCCAGCAGCAGCGTCAGGGCGTAGCGCGGCTTAGTCAGCTCGGCTAGTATCCAGGCCGGGCAGGCGCCAAAAGCATTTTCAGCCCATATTTTCAGCACCAGTAAATCGGTATCGCAAAAGAGCAGGCCGGTGGCCTGGGCCGCGGCCACGTCTTCGGCGGCCAGCTGGCTGTGGGCAATGGTTTCGAGGTCGGGCAGGGCGTAGCGGGCGCCGTTTTTTTCGAGGTACTCGCGGGCGTATTCCGGCACGAATACGCTGCCGTAGTGCGCGGCCAGCTGCGCCGCCAGCGTGCTCTTGCCCGCCGATTCGGGCCCGGTAAGCGAGACTTTTTTCAAGGAAGTAGTTGAAGCCAGGAATGAAACACGCTCCTTTTTCACCTCCTCGCCCCAGCCTGTCTGGGTCAGCTTTTCCTGCTTCATTCTACGCGCGCTCTTTTGGCATCCTTTTTCCACTCCCAGTAGCCATAAATAGCCAGCGCCAGATACAGCGCATACAGCAAGCTGGTCGGATACAAGTGCTTGGCCCACAGAATAGGGACGTAAACCATATCAACCAGTATCCAGAGCCACCAGTTTTCGAGGCGCTTGCGCATGAGCAGAAACTGCGCTACAATGCTCACGCCCGTGGTAAAGCTATCTAGGTACGGAAAGGCGGAGTCGGTGTGGTGGCGCAGGTAGTAGCCGAAGCCCGCCGTGTAGGCCACGGCAAAGGCGGCCGACAGCAGCCACTCGGCTGGCGTAGTGTGCGTGACGGCGAGCGGGGTTTTGTTGCGCCCGCCATACAGCCACTCGTACCAACCATAAGCGCTGAGCGCAATAAACAAACCCTGCAGGTTGCGGTCCGAATACAGCGCCGCGTGGTGGTAGATGGCCACGTAGAGCAGGCAGCTGACAATGGCAATTGGAAAATTCCAGAGCGACTCGCGAGCCGCCAGCCACACGCAGGCAAAGCCCGTGAGCACGGCCGCCCATTCGAGGCCGGTAGTGGCGCGCACGGCGGCCAGAATATCGGCGGGCAGGCTCGCAAAAGCAAAAAGCAGCATACAGTAAGGCAGAAAAGCCGCGCAAGGTAGCCGCAGCCCCAGGTACTTTTGCCCCATGCTACCCGACCTGACGCCCGCCGCCCTGCACGCCCGCCTTGCCGCCGGCGAGGATATTCAGCTTATCGACGTGCGCGAAGCACGGGAGTTCGACTACTGCCGCATCGCGGGCAGCGCGCTTATTCCGCTGGGCGAGATACCGCGCCGGGCGGCAGAAATCCGCCCCACGGGGCCGGTGGTGCTCATTTGCCACCACGGCGTGCGCTCGGCCCAGGCGCTGGGCTACTTGCAGCACCGCCTGGGCCGCGAAAATCTGCTTAACTTAAGAGGCGGTATCGATGCCTGGAGCCGCGAGGTCGATGCCGGCGTGCCGGTTTATTAAGCTTTAATATTAATAAAGTTTTATATTAAAAATGTCTACCCCTACCCTACCCGACCGCCTGGCTCTGCGTGAGCGCCCCGCCGGCCGGGCGCTGATGCACCAGGACTGGGGCGACCTGCTGTTTATGCACTGGCCCGTGCCGGCCGACGTTATCCAGCCCCACCTGCCTGAGCGCCTGCAGGTTGACACCTACGACGGGCACGCCTGGCTGGGCGTAGTGCCTTTTCGCATGTGGAACGTGCGCAGCCGAGTCACGCCGCCCGTGCCCGGCGTGCGGGAGTTTCTGGAGCTGAATGTGCGCACCTACGTGCACCTCAATGGCGTGCCGGGCGTGTGGTTTTTCTCGCTCGATGCCACCAATGCGCTGGCCGTGTGGGCGGCGCGCACTTTTTTTCACCTGCCCTACTTCCGGGCGCGGCTCACGCTGGAGCGGCCCGCAACCGAGCGCCTGCACTACACCGGCCACCGCGTGCACAACGGCGCCGCGCCGGCCCACTTCACCGCTACCTGGCAGCTGGGCGAGGCCCTGCCGCCGAGTGAACCCGGCTCGCTGGCCTTTTTCCTGACCGAGCGCTACTGCCTGTACGCGGCTGGCGGGCACGCCCCAAATTACGGCGACCGGCTTTACCGGGGCCGCATCGCGCATCAGCCCTGGCCGCTGCGGGCTGCCGAGCTGCTGCACTATGATTCATCGCTGGTTGAAAGCCACGCGCTGCCGACCCCGGCAGGCGCGCCTGTGCTGCACGCGGGCGGCCCGCTCAGCGTGGATTTGTGGCGCTTGCAGCGGGTGTAAGGTTAAATTTGAAATGCGGCAAGGAGCCTGACAAGGTAGTTGGCCCCCGTGCTGCATTCTTCCTTTTCATTGTTAGCTTAAAAGTTGATTTATCCCAATCTGCCCGTTGTAGCTGCCCTGCCCGAGCTGCTGGCGGCGCTCGAAACCAACTCCCGCGCCGTGCTCGAAGCGCCGCCCGGCGCCGGCAAAACAACGGTAGTACCCCTGGCGCTGCTGGCCGCGAGCTGGCGCCAGCCGGCCCAAAAAATTCTGGTGCTGGAGCCGCGCCAGCTGGCTACCCGCGCCGCCGCAGCCCGCCTGGCGCAGCTGCTGGGCGAGCCGGTGGGCCGCACCGTGGGCTACCGCGTGCGCCTCGACAGCAAAGTGAGCGCCGATACACGCATTGAGGTTATTACCGAAGGTATCCTGACGCGCATGCTGCAGGACGACCCGGCGCTGGAAGACGTGGCCTGTATCGTGTTTGATGAATATCACGAGCGCAGCCTGAACGCCGACCTGGGCCTGGCGCTGGCCCTCGACGCGCAGGCCGTGCTGCGGCCCGAGCTGCGCATCTTGCTCATGTCGGCCACGCTGGAGGCGCAGCGGCTGGGCCAGTGGCTGCCCGCACCCGTGGTATCGTCGGCGGGTTTTTTGTTTCCCGTCGAGACCCGGTACCTCGACCCGCGCCGCGCGGCCGCTTTACCCCACAAGCCCGGCGAGCGCCTGGCCGAGCTGGTGCCCAGCCAGGTGCGGGCCGCCCTGGCGGCGCACGAGGGCGACGTGCTGGTATTTCTGCCCGGCGTGGCTGACCTGCAACGCATAGAAAAAAGACTATATGACACCCTGCCGGCTGACACAACCCTGCACCTGCTGCACGGCGAGCTGCCGCTCGAAGCCCAGGATGCCGCCCTGCGGCCCGCGCCAGCTGGCCAGCGCAAGGTTATTCTGGCCACCAGCATCGCCGAAACCAGCCTTACCATTGAGGGTGTGCGGGTAGTGATTGACGGTGGCTATGCGCGGGTGCCGCGCTTTGCGCCGCGCACGGGCTTCACCTCGCTCGAAACCCTGCCCGTGGCCCGCGCCAGCGCCGACCAGCGCCGGGGCCGCGCCGGCCGCCTGGCGCCCGGCACCTGCTACCGCCTCTGGACCGAGGCCGAGCAGCACCTGCTACCAGCGCACCGCCCGCCCGAAATTCATAGCGCTGACCTTAGCGGCCTAATATTAGAGCTGGCCCTGTGGGGCACGCATGACCCGGCCAGCCTGCGCTGGCTCGATGTGCCGCCAGCGGCAGCCGCGGCCCAGGCCCGTGAGCTGCTGCTGCTGCTCGGGGCTTTGGAGAGCGTAGCTAAAGAAATTGAAAATGGCGTGTTAAAAGTTAACACCTCGGTCAAAATCCTGGCTCAGTCCTCGTCTTTTAACGCTTCACCGTTAACTTTTAACACCTCTTCAAATCCCACGGCCCACGGCCGCCAGCTGGCCAGGCTGGGACTGCCGCCGCGCCTCGGCCACCTTGTGGTGCGGGGCACTGAGCTGGGCTACGGCCCGGCGGCCGCTGCGCTGGCTGCCCTGCTGGCCGAGCGCGACCTGCTACGCTGGGCCACGCCCAACGACCCGCGCCCGCTGCCTCCCGACCTGCGCCTGCGCCTCGAAGCATTTGCCAGCGGCCGGCCACCACTGCCCGGCCTGGCCCTGCACCATGCTACCTTGCAGCGCGTGCGCGATGTAGCCCGCCACCTGCAAAGCCGGCTGGGGGTCAAAAATACCTTGGCGCCCACCTCTTTTGCTTCGGCACCCCTCGGGCTACTCACGGCCCTGGCCTATCCCGACCGGCTGGCGCAGCGCGAAGGGGCCGACCGCCTGCGTCTCGTAACGGGCCAGCGCGTAAGTCTGCGCACCGAGGAGGTAGACCCGCAAGCCGAATTTTTTGCCGTGGCTTTCCTGGCGGGCACCGCTACTGCCCCCCGCGCCACGCTGGCCGCGCCACTCGATAAGGAAGAGCTGGAAACCGCTTTTGGCGAGCAAATCGCCACCACGGAGGAAGTACGCTTCGACCCCGCCAGCCAGCGCGTGACGGGCCGGCGCGTGCGCCGGCTGGGCGCCCTGCTGCTGGCCGAAAGTATCATTGGCCAGCCCAACGCCGCACTGGTAGCGCAAGCCTTGCTGAGCTATTTGCAGGAGGCAGGCCTCGAAAAGCTGAGTTGGACGCCCGCCGCGCGCCAGCTGCAGCAGCGACTGGAGTTTTTGCGCTGGCATTTCCCGGCGGCCACGCCCGATGCCTGGCCGGCATTCGACGAGGAAGCGCTGCGGGCCGATTTGCCCGCCTGGCTGGGCCCTCACCTCAACGGCCTCAGGAGCCTCGACCAGGTACAGCGCCTCGACCTCACTGAGCCGCTGCTGGCACGGTTGCCCGGCGGCTGGGCCCAGCGCCAGCAGCTGGACCGCCTCGCGCCCGCCACCCTGGAAGTACCCAGTGGTTCGCATGTTACCCTCGACTATGCCGACCCCGCCGCGCCGGTGCTCGCCGTGAAGCTACAGGAGCTGTTTGGCCTCACCGAAACGCCTGCCGTAGCCGCCGGCAAGGTGCCGCTCTTACTGCATCTGCTATCGCCGGGTGGGCGGCCGGCACAGGTAACCCGCGATTTGCGCAGCTTCTGGGAGAAAGGCTATTTTGAGGTACGCAAAGACCTGAAAGGCCGCTACCCCCGGCACCCATGGCCCGATGAGCCCATGAAGCACATTCCTACCAGGCTTACCAAAAAGCGGCTCGGAACGTCCTAGATTCTGCTTGGCTGGCACAAGAAGTTCAAGCGGCAGCACAAAAAAAGTTGTGTCAGCACAAATAAACCGAGTTTGCAAATCAAGCTATCCGTCAATTCTGAGCTTGTGAAGCGGTTTGGGTAGTCAAAAAACGTTTGTCAGGCAGGTCCGCCAAACAAACGCCCCCCTTTGCGCGTCTTTATCGCCTTCGTTTACAAGTTTTTTACTTTTGCATTCCATGACCAAGCATTGGTTTATTACCGGTGTCAGCACCGGCTTTGGCAAGCACCTGGCCGAGTTGGCGCTCGCCAAAGGCGACAAGGTAGCGGCCACCTTCCGCCAGCGGGCGCAGGCCGACGAGTTTACCCGCAAAGCTGGCCCCAACGGCATTGGCCTGGTAGCCGATGTGGCCGACGAGGCGGCCGTGAAGCAGGCCGTAGCTGCTGCCATTGAGGCGCTCGGGCATCTCGACGTAGTCGTTAACAACGCCGGCTACGGCTCGATGGGGCCCATTGAAGAAGTGCCTGATGCCGAAGTGCAGCGGCAGTTCGACATCAACGTATTTGGTCCGTTGCGGGTGCTGCGGGCGGTGTTGCCCCACCTGCGCCAGCGCAAAAGCGGCCATATCCTCAACATCACCAGTATTGGCGGGCTGCGGGCTTTTCCTGGAGTGGGCATTTATAACGGCTCCAAGTTTGCGCTCGAGGGTATCGGGGAAAGCCTCGCGGCTCAGGTGGGGCCGTTGGGCATCCATGTCACCAATGTGGAGCCCAGTGGCTTCCGCACCGACTGGGCCGGGCGCTCGGCCACTTATACCGAGCCGGCCATTGCCGATTACCGGGCCACGGCCGGCCAGAACATGGCCAATATTCAGAGTTACAGCGGCCAGCAGCCCGGCGACCCCGAGCGCGCTGCCCAGGCCATGTTTGACCTCGTGCGCCTGGAAAACCCGCCGCTGCATCTGCCCCTTGGCAAAGCCGCCGTAAAGGGTGCCCTGGATAAGTTTACAACCATTAAGGCAGAAATTGAGCAGTACGCCCACATTGGCAACGGGGCCGATTTTCCGAGCTAGCCAGCTTTTCGCTGCTAGCTAAAAACGTCATGCCGAGCTTTTCGGAGCGTCTCTACCTCATCGGTGCACGGTGGGGCAGCGATACTTCGGCAAGCTCGGCATGACGTGCTTTTGGGAAGTCCTGCGCCTACTCAGCCTTATCTTCACCCCATGCCCAGTTTGCCTCCGCCCGCTGCCAACGACTTCGAAGCCCAGAGCTGGCAGCAGCTGCAAGACCTGCTTTTTCACGAAACCTGGGATGCCCGCCTGGGGCGCTACCGCTCGCCTTTCGTGTATCGGGGTATGCGCAGCTTTGGCTATACCCTCAGCACCAGTTTGCAGCGCCTGGGTGGCAACTATCACCTATTGGAGCATCACCTGCTGCGCAACTTTCGCAAGTATGCCCGCGACACCACTACCCCACCCAGCGCCACGGTCTGGGACTGGCTGGCCCTGGCTCAACACCACGGCCTGCCCACCCGCCTGCTTGACTGGACCTACTCGCCCTACGTGGCCCTGCACTTTGCTACCGACGACCTGAATGCCTACCACCAGGACGGCATACTATGGGCCCTGAACTACGTAAAAGCAGCCGAGCACCTGCCCCCAGCCCTGCGCGACGCGCTGGCCAGCGAGGGCTCCAATGTATTTACTTCCGAGCTGCTGGCCCCCGTCGTGCCCGACCTGCACGCGCTGGCCGGCCTGAAGGCCAAACCTTTTGTGCTGTTTCTGGAGCCCCCCTCCCTCGATGCCCGCATCGTGCATCAGTACGCCCTGTTTGCCCTCATGAATACGCCCGAAGCCGCCCTGCATGAGTGGCTGGCGCAGCGCCCCGAGCTGTATTTCCGCATCCGCATTCCGGCCCGCCTGAAATGGGAAATACGCGATAAATTAGACCAGGCTAATATTACTGAGCGCGTATTAATGCCCGGCCTGGGCGGCCTGAGTCGCTGGCTGCATCGTCATTACTCAGCGGCCCAGGGCCGCCCGGCTACTGCCGATGGAGCCGAGCTACCCGGCTAGTAGGGCAGTTCAATAGCTATAGCGTGCAATTCAGCGAGAATTTTTGCTTACTCAGCGACTTTACTAGGTAATATCTAGCAAGTAAGTAGTAATTTTGTATTGTAAACGATGAAGAAACGCGATTCTTATCCACGTATCTCCAAAGTTTTATTCCCTTAACAGTCTCTGCGGCGGCACCTTGTTCCGCGCTCCGGCTGCTCTTATCGTTTCGGTCATGCCGAAACAACAGCTTGGTTTTCTTGTGGAAAAGGAACCTGTTGGAAAGGCTCGTCCCGATTGGGGCGAGTCTTTTTTGTTTTTGTGCGGCTGTTTCCTGGCTTGGGCTGTTAGTAGCCGCGCCGCCCATCATGGTAATAGCCGCGGTCATGGTCGTGGTAGCCGCGCCGGCCTCTTTCCTGGATAATGCAGGAGCTCAGCGCCATACTGCAAAGCACTGCCAGCGGCAAAGCGTAGCGAGCGAAGGAGGTTGCCATAGCAAAACTGACTTTAACGTTATCTGGTAATGGGTTTTCCTACCTACAACGGCCATCTCCCTGGCAGGGTTGGGGTGGCAAAGTGCAACCGACCATAGGCCGGGCCCGCATCTGCGCTGTATATTTGTCTGGCAATACGGTTTTCTGCCCAAACCCCCTGTTGCTATGGCCGACCACGCCACCCCCAAAATCGCCTTCGAGGCCCTGACCTACGACGACGTACTGCTCCTGCCCGCCTACTCGGAGGTACTACCCCGCGACTGCGACCCCGGTACCCAGCTTACCCCGCGCATCCGGCTGCACCTGCCCCTCATCTCGGCCGCGATGGATACCGTGACGGAAGCCGACATGGCGATTGCGCTGGCGCAGGCTGGCGGCCTCGGTATCATCCACAAGAATATGAGCATCGGCAAGCAAGCCGAGCAGGTACGGCGCGTGAAGCGCAGCGAGTCGGCCCTTATCCAGGACCCGTTTACGCTGCCGCCCACCGCCTCGCTGGCTGATGCCCGCAAGCTGATGCGCCAGCACAACATCGGGGGCATTCCGGTGGTGGAGGCCAATCGCCGCCTGGTGGGCATTCTTACCAGCCGCGACCTGCGCTTTGAAAAGGATTTTAGCGCGCCCGTTACAACCGTAATGGTGCCGCTCGACCGCCTCGTGACAGCCCCCGCCGGCATCGACCAGGCCGCTGCCGAGGATATGCTGCAAGACCGGAAGGTAGATAAGCTGCCTTTGGTAGATGCTGAAGGCCGCCTCACGGGCCTTATGACCTACAAGGATATCCGAAAGCGCCGCCGCTCGCCGCAGGCCAGCAAAGATGGCCTGGGCCGCCTGCGCGTGGGCGCTGCCGTGGGCGTCACGGCCGACCTCTTGCAGCGCACGGCCGCGCTGGTTGAAGCCGGAGTTGACCTCATCAGCATCGACACGGCCCACGGCCACAGCAAAGGCGTGCTCGACGCCGTGCGCCTGCTTAAGCAAACATACCCAACCCTCGATATAATGGCCGGCAACGTGGCTACCGCCGCCGGGGCTCGCGCCCTGGCCGAGGCTGGTGCCGAGGTAGTTAAGGTTGGG
The sequence above is drawn from the Hymenobacter baengnokdamensis genome and encodes:
- a CDS encoding TonB-dependent receptor, whose translation is MKTILSAGAALLALAAAPAWAQGPVSGTLTNAQTGAALPGATVLLLDQPTLGATTDASGAFTLPAVPAGAHTLQVRFVGFEPISQALQGQAGPQQLAPLALRTARNLTPEAVVTATRANERTATTYQNVSREQLQARNFGQDLSYLLDQTPSVVTTSDAGTGVGYTALRIRGTDGTRINVTLNGVPVNEAESHGVFFVDLPDLASSIQSIQVQRGAGPSTNGAGAFGASLNVETLGLRPKAYAEINNSAGSFGTWKTTVAAGTGLLNGHFTLDARASRVQSDGYIDRGWSRLKSLYLAGTYSDEKTLLRALVITGYETTYQAWYGLADSLLTKNRRYNEAGTDAGQHQPAYKNQTDNYQQDYYQFLISRQLTSKLNLSVTPFWTRGGGYYEEYKANQSFAMYGISGPVYQPRAAGGFDTLTTTDVIRRRWLKTDLYGATYALQLRPAAGGLLSEATLGGAVVGYRGQHYDELTWAQRGNNIPETGTPYYSEPNAHKLDVNTYVRATVALSDNLSAFGDVQYRHVSYELFAPDGSPNGGKSQQTINFDFLNPKAGLTYQVKDGVAAYASYALAQREPTRTDYTDTPAERRPTAEKLHNLEVGLRHTTGAFQWSANYYLMLYRDQLVLSGRLDDVGNPIHTNVRDSYRTGIELQAAARLAKGLTFSPTATVSRNKINNYTDYLTDENSVEHGTQYKQTDISFSPSLTFAYTLEYELVPGLRLATLARYASRQYLDNTATDSRSIPQYYVQDVRLRYLWHPATLGFREIELAAVVNNVLGATYVNNGYTYGYLYGGQAYYQSYFYPQARQNFLASLNLRW
- a CDS encoding aldose 1-epimerase family protein, whose protein sequence is MPTLTSATARVEVSTHGAELTSFVHLATGRDYIWPADPAQWARHAPLLFPIVGKLPNDSYLYEGQLYKLPQHGFARDQEFQLIRHEAGSLTFQLMASESSRAVFPFEFDLRVHYELRDTLLTVEWRVRNPAAAPHELLFSIGAHPAFRCPLRPEAGEQFSEYAFHFDHPVALRRQLLRGGLRTGETAPVATQPALLPLSYDLFADDALVFSHFDFTRLTLQKADKTGPFVRMQFDGFPYLGLWTKGPGAGFVCIEPWQGVASLAGPAQELRDKEGILTVVPGQTFVARYSIEIG
- a CDS encoding AAA family ATPase, with protein sequence MKKVSLTGPESAGKSTLAAQLAAHYGSVFVPEYAREYLEKNGARYALPDLETIAHSQLAAEDVAAAQATGLLFCDTDLLVLKIWAENAFGACPAWILAELTKPRYALTLLLAPDLPWTPDPLREHPDPAQRWHFYRLYLAELQSRGWPFAEISGPPAERLAQATTAVAALLAKR
- the pnuC gene encoding nicotinamide riboside transporter PnuC; the protein is MLLFAFASLPADILAAVRATTGLEWAAVLTGFACVWLAARESLWNFPIAIVSCLLYVAIYHHAALYSDRNLQGLFIALSAYGWYEWLYGGRNKTPLAVTHTTPAEWLLSAAFAVAYTAGFGYYLRHHTDSAFPYLDSFTTGVSIVAQFLLMRKRLENWWLWILVDMVYVPILWAKHLYPTSLLYALYLALAIYGYWEWKKDAKRARVE
- a CDS encoding rhodanese-like domain-containing protein, which produces MLPDLTPAALHARLAAGEDIQLIDVREAREFDYCRIAGSALIPLGEIPRRAAEIRPTGPVVLICHHGVRSAQALGYLQHRLGRENLLNLRGGIDAWSREVDAGVPVY
- a CDS encoding YqjF family protein encodes the protein MSTPTLPDRLALRERPAGRALMHQDWGDLLFMHWPVPADVIQPHLPERLQVDTYDGHAWLGVVPFRMWNVRSRVTPPVPGVREFLELNVRTYVHLNGVPGVWFFSLDATNALAVWAARTFFHLPYFRARLTLERPATERLHYTGHRVHNGAAPAHFTATWQLGEALPPSEPGSLAFFLTERYCLYAAGGHAPNYGDRLYRGRIAHQPWPLRAAELLHYDSSLVESHALPTPAGAPVLHAGGPLSVDLWRLQRV
- the hrpB gene encoding ATP-dependent helicase HrpB; amino-acid sequence: MIYPNLPVVAALPELLAALETNSRAVLEAPPGAGKTTVVPLALLAASWRQPAQKILVLEPRQLATRAAAARLAQLLGEPVGRTVGYRVRLDSKVSADTRIEVITEGILTRMLQDDPALEDVACIVFDEYHERSLNADLGLALALDAQAVLRPELRILLMSATLEAQRLGQWLPAPVVSSAGFLFPVETRYLDPRRAAALPHKPGERLAELVPSQVRAALAAHEGDVLVFLPGVADLQRIEKRLYDTLPADTTLHLLHGELPLEAQDAALRPAPAGQRKVILATSIAETSLTIEGVRVVIDGGYARVPRFAPRTGFTSLETLPVARASADQRRGRAGRLAPGTCYRLWTEAEQHLLPAHRPPEIHSADLSGLILELALWGTHDPASLRWLDVPPAAAAAQARELLLLLGALESVAKEIENGVLKVNTSVKILAQSSSFNASPLTFNTSSNPTAHGRQLARLGLPPRLGHLVVRGTELGYGPAAAALAALLAERDLLRWATPNDPRPLPPDLRLRLEAFASGRPPLPGLALHHATLQRVRDVARHLQSRLGVKNTLAPTSFASAPLGLLTALAYPDRLAQREGADRLRLVTGQRVSLRTEEVDPQAEFFAVAFLAGTATAPRATLAAPLDKEELETAFGEQIATTEEVRFDPASQRVTGRRVRRLGALLLAESIIGQPNAALVAQALLSYLQEAGLEKLSWTPAARQLQQRLEFLRWHFPAATPDAWPAFDEEALRADLPAWLGPHLNGLRSLDQVQRLDLTEPLLARLPGGWAQRQQLDRLAPATLEVPSGSHVTLDYADPAAPVLAVKLQELFGLTETPAVAAGKVPLLLHLLSPGGRPAQVTRDLRSFWEKGYFEVRKDLKGRYPRHPWPDEPMKHIPTRLTKKRLGTS
- a CDS encoding oxidoreductase, with translation MTKHWFITGVSTGFGKHLAELALAKGDKVAATFRQRAQADEFTRKAGPNGIGLVADVADEAAVKQAVAAAIEALGHLDVVVNNAGYGSMGPIEEVPDAEVQRQFDINVFGPLRVLRAVLPHLRQRKSGHILNITSIGGLRAFPGVGIYNGSKFALEGIGESLAAQVGPLGIHVTNVEPSGFRTDWAGRSATYTEPAIADYRATAGQNMANIQSYSGQQPGDPERAAQAMFDLVRLENPPLHLPLGKAAVKGALDKFTTIKAEIEQYAHIGNGADFPS
- a CDS encoding FRG domain-containing protein, which codes for MPSLPPPAANDFEAQSWQQLQDLLFHETWDARLGRYRSPFVYRGMRSFGYTLSTSLQRLGGNYHLLEHHLLRNFRKYARDTTTPPSATVWDWLALAQHHGLPTRLLDWTYSPYVALHFATDDLNAYHQDGILWALNYVKAAEHLPPALRDALASEGSNVFTSELLAPVVPDLHALAGLKAKPFVLFLEPPSLDARIVHQYALFALMNTPEAALHEWLAQRPELYFRIRIPARLKWEIRDKLDQANITERVLMPGLGGLSRWLHRHYSAAQGRPATADGAELPG